In Marinilabiliales bacterium, the sequence ATCCCATCTTGCCGTCTACCATAACCCTGAATCCGATACCGCTTGATGAGGCCTCCTGGATTGTCTCAATATCGGCGTTGCGTACCCTGACGGAGAGGTTCCTGCCGGTCTGAAGATAAACCTCTGCGGCATCTGCCCCCTGGCGAAGGCACCTGTTAACCAGTTGTACTGTTAATTCCTTGTAGTCCATATGGTGTTGTATTTTATTTATTCAAAATTATACGCGGCTTCCGCCTACATTGATTCCCCTGATACGGAGTGTTGGCTGTCCGGCCGTTACTTCGGCCGACTGTCCGCCCTTCCCGCAAATGCCTGGTCCGAAATCGAGGTCGTCACCCACGGCATCGATATTGGAAATTACTCCCATGCATGATCCTATGAGGGTAGCCCCCTTGACGGGGGTTGTTTTTTTACCGTTCTCGATGAGGTAGGCCTCACGGCAGGTGAAGTTGAAAACACCGGTTACCGGGTTCACGCTTCCGCCACTTAGGCTCTGTACATAGAGTCCGCTTTTTGTCGAGGCCAGTATATCGGCAGGTTTGTCGTTGCCATTCTCTATGAAGGTGTTGGTCATTCTCGGTATGGGAATGTGCCTGAATGTTTCCCTGCGGCCGTTGCCTGTACGTTTCATGTCAAGCTGATTGGCGCTCAGGATGTCGGTCATGTAACCCAGGAGAACGCCGTTTTCGATGAGAACGTTGCGCTGGGCCTGTGTCCCCTCATCATCGTAGTTGATGGTGCCCCGCATGTGGGGTATGGTACCGTCATCGACCATTGTGAAGTGCTCGGTGGCCACTTTCTGTCCAACCTTGCCGGTAAATGCACCTATTCCCCTGGCGATATTGTCGGCCTCCAGCGGATGCCCCACCGCTTCATGAATGAGCACTCCGCCCCAGCCGTTCTCCATTACCACATCCATCATGCCGGCCGGTGCATCTTCTGCTCCCAGCATGGCGATCGATTCCCTGGCCGCCCGCCGGGCGACAGACTCGGGGGTGTTTCTTTCAAACATCTCAAATCCTGCATGCTCGCTGATACGCTCGCGCGACATGTGCCTGTTGGTGCCGTCGTCGCCCATTGTCTCAACGATAAAGAACATGAGCGGCAGCTCATCGCGAAGGTACAGTCCCTCGCTGTTGGCGATAACCCTGCCCCTTGTCTGGTCGTAATAATCAATCTTTGCCATCCTTATGCGCGGGTCATAGTCCATGGCAGCCTGGTTGGCTCTCTCCATGATCTCGATCCGCCTCTCGTCGGCAATCTGGTTCAGCGGCTGCTCCACCGTAATAAACGATTCACGTTCGGCTCCTGCGATGTTCACGGGAGTGATGGTGTCGGTGTTGCGGGCAATGTAGGAGGCCACCTCGGCCGCCCTCATCAGGTTCTCCTCTGTGATCTCATCGGTATAGGCAAACCCGGTCTTGTCGCCAACAACGACCCTTACCCCGGCGCCCTGCCTTATACCGTAAAGGCCGCTCCTGAAAAGCGACTCCTCCATTATGATCTGTCTTGATATCCGGTTCTCCAGGTAAACATCGGCAAACTCACCTCCCTGGGCCAGTGCCTTTGCAATTACCTTGTCGAGAACCGACTTGTCTGTATCGAGTCCCGGTCCACCGTTCACGGCGGGACTGCAGGAGATAAGCTGGTTCATAAGGGCGGGTGTGGCAGCTACCAGCAGTCCCCCTTTCATGCTCATCTCCAGAAATTTCCTTCTTGGAATGGTTCTAACGGGTTTCTTCATTTGAATATATTTAGATTTGATTTATTGTCTTCCGGACCCTGCCATGAGAAAAAACTCACGGAAAGTTTACCGTTAAAATAACGGCACATCTGCAAAAATATGTTTTTATGTCATACCAACTGGTAAAAATCCGCGCTTTAAGGATGTTTTTAAGCATAACGGACTGACGCCGCTGCAGCCTGCCGGGTAATCATCTGCCTCCAGCCTGCACTGCCGGTCAGCTATTCTGCTTTGCAATCGTTTCGGGCAGCCGTATGTGCCTCCAGCCTGCACCGCCGGTTAGTTTGTTCGCCCCACTGCCGGCGACCCTGTCAGGCGGTTACCATCCGCACCTTGTATCCGTTGTGTTTCCTGATGTTCAGCACCCTCCCCCCGTCAAGTAACAGGTACTGGCCCTTTATTCCCGTCAGCGTGCCCCTTATCTCCGGTGTTTTATCGAATGTGAGCGAAACTATTTTTAAAGGGTATTCCCTTACGGGGAAGTTAACGCTGGTGACCTCATTGTCGTCAACCAGGTAACGGCCGAACCTCTCTTCAAGAATTGCTGATGCCCGGCGTTTCTCCTGCGCCAGGTCGGGCTTTTCGGCCTGCCTGTTCATAAGCATGTTGCGCCAGTTTGTCTTGTCGCGGAAGTGGTCCTTAAGGAACACCTCGATGGTGCCGGCGGTATAACGGTCGGGCGCCCTGGCGATCCTGACAGCCCGTGTGGCCCCCTGGTCTATCCACCTGGTGGGGACCTGGGAGAACCTGGTAACACCCACTTTCAGTCCGGTAGTATCTGACAGGTAGACTATGTGTTCCTGCAGGCAGTGCTTTTCCGACCATTTCATGTCGCGCGATATCCCCTTGTGGGCCTCGCAAAGCTCGGGGTGCAGAATACATTTATCGGTTTCGGGAGAATTGAGAAGGCAGGGATAGCAGTATCCCTGTGCGAATGATTTGCTGGTTTTCCGTCCGCAGCCAATGCAGTGGATCTCTCCCAGGTATTCGAGCGACAGCTCGCTGCCTATAAGAACATTCATATCGGCGTTCTCTTCCCCGAAAGGGAGAGAATAGGAGACCGGATCGGTCAGCGCCGATCTCATCTTTCTTATGTTGCCGGTATAGGTAGCCATGATGATTGTTTTTTAACCGGTTGTGCAGGGGCGCGGCGGGTCAATGCACCAGCCGCCGGCCCGGATGACTGTTACCAGTGATTTCTGCTGCCAGCCGGATGACTGTTTCCGGCGGTTTCTGCCGCCGGCCGGATGACTGTTACCAGCGGTTTCTGTCGCCGGCCCAAACCAGGATGACTGTTCCCGGCGGTTTCTGTCGCCGGCCCGGATCAGAATGACTGATACCGGTGGTTTTTGCCGCCGGGCAGCATCCGGATAAAAATAGCAAATTTTTTTCAGAAGGCAACAGTCAGGTGTTCAGAGCTTAACAATCTGCCGGGCAAAATAATTTAAAAAAATTTAGTACTATGTATTGCATAGTAATATAAAAATGATATATCTTTGCAATGAATATAAGCATGCAATGGCAGGTATTATGAA encodes:
- a CDS encoding TldD/PmbA family protein is translated as MKKPVRTIPRRKFLEMSMKGGLLVAATPALMNQLISCSPAVNGGPGLDTDKSVLDKVIAKALAQGGEFADVYLENRISRQIIMEESLFRSGLYGIRQGAGVRVVVGDKTGFAYTDEITEENLMRAAEVASYIARNTDTITPVNIAGAERESFITVEQPLNQIADERRIEIMERANQAAMDYDPRIRMAKIDYYDQTRGRVIANSEGLYLRDELPLMFFIVETMGDDGTNRHMSRERISEHAGFEMFERNTPESVARRAARESIAMLGAEDAPAGMMDVVMENGWGGVLIHEAVGHPLEADNIARGIGAFTGKVGQKVATEHFTMVDDGTIPHMRGTINYDDEGTQAQRNVLIENGVLLGYMTDILSANQLDMKRTGNGRRETFRHIPIPRMTNTFIENGNDKPADILASTKSGLYVQSLSGGSVNPVTGVFNFTCREAYLIENGKKTTPVKGATLIGSCMGVISNIDAVGDDLDFGPGICGKGGQSAEVTAGQPTLRIRGINVGGSRV
- a CDS encoding DUF2797 domain-containing protein, with amino-acid sequence MATYTGNIRKMRSALTDPVSYSLPFGEENADMNVLIGSELSLEYLGEIHCIGCGRKTSKSFAQGYCYPCLLNSPETDKCILHPELCEAHKGISRDMKWSEKHCLQEHIVYLSDTTGLKVGVTRFSQVPTRWIDQGATRAVRIARAPDRYTAGTIEVFLKDHFRDKTNWRNMLMNRQAEKPDLAQEKRRASAILEERFGRYLVDDNEVTSVNFPVREYPLKIVSLTFDKTPEIRGTLTGIKGQYLLLDGGRVLNIRKHNGYKVRMVTA